The genomic interval CGTCCAGTTCCAGCAACTGGCGACAGCGTTCCTCCGCCCGCAGCAGGTCGTTGCGCATCTGATAGACGTAGGCTTCACGTAGCAGCTTTTCTATCTGCTCACGTCGGAGTTCGTCCTCGTCCGCGGCAGGCATGGTCATTACCCCCGTTTGTCCAGAAGCGGCGCACCACGCCAGAACTCCTCCAGTGCGTAGAACTCACGCACCTCGGGCTGCATCACGTGCACCACGACGTCGCCGTAGTCCAGCAATACCCACTCTCCACGTACATACCCTTCCAGACGCACCTCGCGCTCTCCTGCCTCTTCCATGAACTCGATAATCTTGTCCACGATGGCGCGTACCTGAATGCTGGAACGCCCGTTCATCAGCAGGAAGTAATCCGCCAGAATGGTCTTGCCTCGCAGGTCAATCTGCGAAATGTCTTCCGCTTTTACCTCCTCGGCGGCCCGCACGATAATGTCTACCTTCTGTTCCGCTGTCAAGGCGTCTGACTCCCCCCTTCGGAATTGGTTTGAGACAGTGCGTTCTGCTCCAGTTCGTCCAGCGCGTGGGTAACGCGCGTTTCATCAGGGATGTAGTAACTCAAGCCATCGATGTTCTGCGGTTGACCGGGCAACACTGCCGTAAAGATACGCTCCGGCGGCAGGTCCTTGCCGAAGCGCGCCAGATGAAGTACCTCGCGCGTGGTCATGTCCGTTTCTAACTGCTCCATGATCTGGCGGGTGAGCTCCGGCAGCCTGTCCACTTCCTGCCACTGGAACATTTTCGCCGCCAGTGCTTTCAGGAACTTCTGCTGGCGCTGGATACGTCCCAAATCGCCCAGAGGGTCGTGCCGGAAGCGCACATACTGCATGGCTTTTTCGCCATCCAGCAGGCGATAGCCTTTTTTCAGGTGGATGTACAGTCGCTGCTTGCGATCCACGTAGTGCATGTCCTTCTCGATATCTATCTCCACCCCGCCCAGCAGGTCCACGATTCGCTTGAACCCGTCCAGCCGCAACAGCACCACGCGGTCAATAGGAACGCCGAGCAGGTTTTCTACTGTCTGCTTCGCCGTGTTCAATCCACCCCAGGCGTACGCCGCGTTCACCTTGAAGGTGCGGTGTCCCGGAATATCGGCACGGGTATCGCGCGGGATGGAGAGCGCGTAAACTGCCTTCTTCTCGAAGTCTACCGTCGCCACGATGATGGTATCCGTATTGCCCGTTACCTGATCCACCCCCAGAGCGAGGATGCGGATGCGCGGTGTGCGGGCGAAGGCTGGGGTCACCAGTTCGCGCACCGAAATGGGTTTTGGAGCGCGCTGGTTATAGCCCAGAATCGCCCCGGCGATGCCAGCCCCCGCAATGACCGCAAGCGACAGCAGTGCCCACAGCACACGACGTATCCAAGCGCGGTCGCCAGCAGGCGGCTCAAAACTCATTCGGCTCCTCCAGCGGTTCGTTGCGATAGAGCTGATGCTTCAGGATATACTGTGCCACGCTATCGGGCGTCAGGTAGCGGATGGACGCGCCGCGCCTCACCCGGTTGCGGATATCGGTGGCGGAGATATCCAGCAAAGGCATCTCCATCACATACACGCGACGGCACAGCGTATCGGGCAGGTGCAAACTCGCCAGGTCAAAGCCGGGGCGCGACGCGGCGATGATATGCGCCATCTGGCAAATGCGTTCCGGCTGTTTCCAGGAAGTCATGTATGCCAGCGAGTCCGCCCCCACAATCAGAAACAGCTCGTGATGCGGATAAAGGCTGAGCCACTGCTCCAGAGTATCCACCGTGTACGATACGCCTCCACGCTCAATCTCGATTCTGGAGGCGCGAAAATGGGGATTGCTTGCCGTTGCCAGCAGAGTCATGGCGAAACGGTGCTCCGCCGGCGAGACCGCATAGCTCTTTTTATGCGGCGGAATGCCACAGGGGATGAACACCACCTGCTCCAGTTCGAACCGCTGGCGCGCCTCTTCCGCCACAAACAGATGGGCGTAATGGATGGGGTCAAACGTGCCGCCCAGTATTCCTGTGCGCATTGCTAAGTTCGCACCTGCCCATCGCCGTAAACGACGAATTTGGTGGTGGTCAGTTCGCGCAAACCCATGGGACCGCGTGCGTGCAACTTCTGGGTGCTGATGCCGACCTCCGCCCCAAAGCCGAACTCAAAGCCATCGGTGAAACGGGTAGAGGCGTTTACATACACGCAGGCGGCGTCTACCTCGCGCGTGAACCGTCGCGCGGCGTCCAGACTGCGCGTGATGATGGCTTCGGAATGGCGACTGCCGTACTGGTTGATGTGGGCGATTGCCTCGTCGAGGCTGTCTACCACCTTCACCGCCAATATCAGCGCGAGATATTCGGTGTACCAGTCCTCTTCGGTAGCCTCCACCGCCCAGGGAACCAGCTGTCGTGTACGTCCACAGCCACGGATTTCCACGCCCGCCGCCTTCAACCGTTCTGCGAACGCAGGCAGAAACTCTGCCGCTACCGCCGAGTGCACCAACAGGGTCTCCATCGCGTTGCACACGGAGGGGCGCTGTACCTTCGCGTTGAACGCCACCTCTGAAGCCATTTGCAGGTCAGCGTCCTCGTGGATATAAGTATGGCAGTTGCCCACACCGGTTTCAATCACGGGCACGGTAGCGGTCTGCATCACCGTCTGGATTAAGCCTGCGCCCCCCCGCGGGATGATGCAGTCGACCAGACCGTTAAGGCGCATCAGATGGGTGGCGGCTTCGCGGTCGGTGGTCTGCACCATCTGCACGCACTCTGCCGGTAGCCCTGCATCCTCTATCGCGCGTACGAGACTGGATGTAATCGCCTGGTTGGAGCGAAACGCCTCTGAGCCGCCGCGCAGGATGACCGCATTGCCCGATTTGAGGCACAACGCTGCCGCGTCAGCGGTAACGTTCGGGCGCGATTCGTAGATGATGGCCACCACTCCCAGCGGCACGCGCACCTTCAGGATTTCCAGCCCGTTGGGACGCTTCCAGCCTTCCACAATTTCGCCTACCGGGTCGGGCAGAGCTGCAACCTGCCGGATGCCTTCCGCCATCGACGCGATGCGCTTCTCGTTCAGCGTCAACCGCTCGATCATCGCTTCGGGCAACCCGCGTTCACGCGCTTGACGGATATCCTCCTCGTTCGCCTCCAGTATCCGCACCGAATCGGCGAGCAGGGCATCCGCCATCGCCAGCAACGCATGGTCTTTCGCTGAGGTACTTGCATGTGCCAGCGACATCGCCGCACGGCGAGCCGCTTTCGCCTGTTCGGTAACCTGATGTGTCCAATCGCTCATCTGTATCATCTACCTCTGACCGTAATTTCTTTAGGAGTTACGCAGTTGAAAGACTGCTCGGGAGTTTGCAGTATAAAGCGACATCATCTGTCATTCTGAGCGAAGCGAAGAATCTCCGCTGTGGCTCTCAGATGCTTCGCTGACGCTCAGCATGACAGAAAATTGTCTCTACAGTTGCTGAAAAAGCACGTCCCGCGGGGTGTTCATCGCAACTGCGTAACTCCTATTGTTTATAGATTACCACAAAACATCCTTCTCAGGACACGAACAACCAGGTTCTCCTGCTGCGAGGGACAGGAGACAAAAGGGCAGGCATACGCGGTGGTCAAGCCGATGATAACGCCGCCATCAGGTGCTGTTCCAGCTGCCCAACCGCCCTCCGCACCGCTTCGGGCTGAATGCCTGCGGCAACATCCGGGTAGCCCGCCTGCGTCAGCATCTCGGGAAGATGATAGGCGAGCTGCTTGAGCGTCCAGAGGATAGCATCCGACATGCCATAGCCCGCCAGCTCCACGTGTTCATCGCGCCCCATCGGGTCATAGTGGTAGTGCGGTTGGTACTTAAAGCAGTCGAAGCGCAGAATCTGGCGCGGGCTTCCGTTGACATGAGCGTATACCCGGATATCGAAGCCCTCGTCACCACCGAAATGCCGGTACTGTGCCGTCAACCACACGTTGCCAGCCTCAAAAGTGCG from Bacillota bacterium carries:
- the rsfS gene encoding ribosome silencing factor, whose protein sequence is MTAEQKVDIIVRAAEEVKAEDISQIDLRGKTILADYFLLMNGRSSIQVRAIVDKIIEFMEEAGEREVRLEGYVRGEWVLLDYGDVVVHVMQPEVREFYALEEFWRGAPLLDKRG
- a CDS encoding LCP family protein translates to MSFEPPAGDRAWIRRVLWALLSLAVIAGAGIAGAILGYNQRAPKPISVRELVTPAFARTPRIRILALGVDQVTGNTDTIIVATVDFEKKAVYALSIPRDTRADIPGHRTFKVNAAYAWGGLNTAKQTVENLLGVPIDRVVLLRLDGFKRIVDLLGGVEIDIEKDMHYVDRKQRLYIHLKKGYRLLDGEKAMQYVRFRHDPLGDLGRIQRQQKFLKALAAKMFQWQEVDRLPELTRQIMEQLETDMTTREVLHLARFGKDLPPERIFTAVLPGQPQNIDGLSYYIPDETRVTHALDELEQNALSQTNSEGGSQTP
- the nadD gene encoding nicotinate-nucleotide adenylyltransferase, which produces MRTGILGGTFDPIHYAHLFVAEEARQRFELEQVVFIPCGIPPHKKSYAVSPAEHRFAMTLLATASNPHFRASRIEIERGGVSYTVDTLEQWLSLYPHHELFLIVGADSLAYMTSWKQPERICQMAHIIAASRPGFDLASLHLPDTLCRRVYVMEMPLLDISATDIRNRVRRGASIRYLTPDSVAQYILKHQLYRNEPLEEPNEF
- a CDS encoding glutamate-5-semialdehyde dehydrogenase, which encodes MIQMSDWTHQVTEQAKAARRAAMSLAHASTSAKDHALLAMADALLADSVRILEANEEDIRQARERGLPEAMIERLTLNEKRIASMAEGIRQVAALPDPVGEIVEGWKRPNGLEILKVRVPLGVVAIIYESRPNVTADAAALCLKSGNAVILRGGSEAFRSNQAITSSLVRAIEDAGLPAECVQMVQTTDREAATHLMRLNGLVDCIIPRGGAGLIQTVMQTATVPVIETGVGNCHTYIHEDADLQMASEVAFNAKVQRPSVCNAMETLLVHSAVAAEFLPAFAERLKAAGVEIRGCGRTRQLVPWAVEATEEDWYTEYLALILAVKVVDSLDEAIAHINQYGSRHSEAIITRSLDAARRFTREVDAACVYVNASTRFTDGFEFGFGAEVGISTQKLHARGPMGLRELTTTKFVVYGDGQVRT